A genomic region of Conger conger chromosome 6, fConCon1.1, whole genome shotgun sequence contains the following coding sequences:
- the ric3a gene encoding protein RIC-3, whose protein sequence is MSMSTFQKVTLVSCLVLCASLLLPKMLLSRGKKEVGQPEAGQGRFPPMMHRQQMPDGQWGAASPYSKAHSADAIAKAKGGGIGGGGKSNLMGQIIPIYGFGILLYILYILFKITSKGKITKPENRFPALKSENMKRKITDYELTQLQEKLRETEEVMERIVSKAGHSPNRIKSVSVEHEEKLLQQLKEITRVMQEGKLIEGMDGVSPEMEAEEASYTEDWEGYPEETYPQHEESCSRQNYDTVVLEDPKTDLPTPEELAERMEEEPEGAEIEQEEVEPQPEVQCQNGEGERTRPRHRGGKQISFREQRDVYRYPEEGTTDEYNNEEAGEQTEEEEEEEEEDPVVLAERLSFSGQVSSPSPDLEDAEGEKEEEEEELFLMDECQERDRRRESDLLTGLGLAALRKRGKKEGE, encoded by the exons ATGTCGATGTCCACATTTCAAAAGGTTACGCTTGTGTCATGTCTcgttctctgtgcctctctgctcctcccaaagatgcttttatccagagggaAGAAGGAAGTAGGGCAGCCAGAGG CTGGGCAGGGGCGGTTTCCTCCCATGATGCACCGGCAGCAGATGCCTGATGGCCAGTGGGGGGCAGCGTCTCCCTACTCCAAGGCTCACAGCGCTGACGCCATTGCCAAAGCGAAGGGTGGAGGGATTGGAGGAGGGGGCAAATCCAATCTCATGGGGCAGATTATTCCCATCTACGGGTTTGGGATCCTCCTCTACATCCTGTACATCCTGTTTAAG ATCACATCCAAGGGTAAAATTACAAAGCCAGAGAACAGATTCCCTGCTTTGAAGTCTGAAAACATGAAGAGAAAAATAA CTGATTATGAGCTGACTCAGCTGCAGGAGAAACTGAGGGAGACggaggaggtgatggagaggattgtctccaaaGCAGGCCATAGTCCCAACAG GATAAAGAGTGTGTCCGTGGAGCACGAGGAGAAGCTCCTGCAGCAGCTGAAGGAGATCACCCGAGTGATGCAGGAGGGGAAGCTGATCGAGGGGATGGACGGGGTCTCCCCCGAAATGGAGGCCGAGGAGGCGTCCTACACCGAGGACTGGGAAG GGTACCCTGAGGAGACCTACCCTCAGCATGAGGAGTCCTGCAGCAGGCAGAACTACGACACCGTCGTCCTGGAGGACCCCAAAACGGACCTGCCCACCCCCGAGGAGCTGGCCGAGAGAATGGAGGAGGAGCCCGAGGGGGCGGAGAtagagcaggaggaggtggagccACAGCCGGAGGTCCAGTGCCAGAACGGTGAGGGAGAGCGGACGCGGCCTCGGCACAGGGGAGGGAAACAAATCAGCTTCAGGGAGCAGAGGGATGTGTATCGCTACCCCGAGGAGGGAACCACTGACGAGTACAACAACGAGGAGGCAGGGGAGCagacagaggaggaagaggaggaggaggaggaggaccctGTGGTGCTGGCCGAGAGACTCAGCTTTAGCGGCCAGGTATCCAGCCCATCACCTGACCTGGAGGACgcggagggggagaaggaggaggaagaggaggagctctTCCTTATGGACGAGTgccaggagagagacaggaggcgCGAGTCCGACCTCCTCACAGGGCTGGGCCTCGCTGCGCTCAGAAAACGCGGCAAGAAGGAGGGCGAATGA